One Skermanella pratensis genomic window, AGCCTGTCCTGCTCCGCCTTCGGATGGCGGAGCGCCGCGATCTCGATGTGGGTCGCCTGGATACGATGCTGGAGGTCGGCGACGTCGGGTCCGGGGGCAGGCAACGGTCCGGGCGGCGGTCCGGGCGTGGGGGCCGGCTCCATGACCGGCTGAAGTGCCGCCAGTTCGTCGAGCCGCCGTTCGATCCGGTCGATCGCGGCCATCAGCTCCGCCGGCGTGGCCGTCGGAACGGGAGCGGGAGCCGGATTTTCCGACTTGGCGACGGTTTCCAGGTCGGTTGACGCCCCGTGCCGGAAAGGCAGGCCTCGACGTTGCAGTTCTGCGGTGAATGGCTTGGCCGACATGCCGTCGATCTCTGCGAAGCTGGTACGGGACAACAGGGGCAGAGTATCGACGTATACACTTTATCGAAGGTTAACGGGTCGCATGCGAATTGTCGCATTTCGGTTGAAACGGAGAACTCGGCGCCCGCCCGCCCGCGACCGCCGCGATCCCCGGCACCGGCTTCAGAACCGGCCGCGGTCGTGGGGGGCGCCATGGTCCAGCGCCGGACCCTTCGGCACGATGCCGGTCGGGTTGATGGTCTTGTGGCTGCCGTAATAGTGCCGCTTGATATGATCGAAGCTGACCGTCTCGGCGACGCCGTCCACCTGGTACAGCTCACGCAGGTAGTTGGACAGGTTCGGGTAATCCTCGATCCGGCGCAGGTTGCACTTGAAATGGCCGACATAGACCGCGTCGAATCGGATCAGGGTGGTGAACAGCCGCCAGTCGGCCTCGGTCTGGCGATCGCCGGCCAGATAGCGCCGACGGCCCAGCCGATCCTCCAGCGTGTCGAGCGCCTCGAACAACTGGTCGAAGGCCCGCTCGTAGACCGCCTGATCCGTCGCGAAGCCGGCCTTGTAGACGCCGTTGTTGACCCGGTCGTAGACATAGGCGTTGATCTCGTCGATCTCGCCACGCAGATCGGCCGGGTAGTAGTCGACCGAGGGGTCGCCGAAGGCGTTGAACTCGGTATTGAGCATCCGGATGATCTCTGCCGATTCGTTGTTGACGATCGTCCGCTTCTGCTTGTCCCACAGCACGGGCACGGTCACCCGGCCGTTCATGTCGGGCTTGACCTCGGTATAGACCTCGTAGAGGAATCGCTTGCCGTTGACCGGGTCGGCGCCGGGCGCCAGCTCCCAGCCGTTCTCCAGCATCAGCGGCTCGACGACGGAGACGGAGACCGCCTCGTCCAGCTTCTTCAGCTTGCGGAAGATCAGGGTCCGGTGCGCCCACGGACAAGCCAGCGAGACATAGAGGTGATAGCGCCCTGGTTCGGCCTTGAAGCCCGACGCGCCGTCGGCCGTGACCTGGTTCCGGAACGCGCTCTCCTGCCGCTTGAAGGCGCCGCCGGTCGATTTCGTGTCGTACCACTGGTCGTGCCAGCGCCCGTCGATCAGCAAACCCATGGTCGTTTCCTCCAGCGTTGCGTTGCAATCCCGCGCCGTGCCTCCGATCGAACCGGAGGCACGGGTCTTCAACATCCGTCACGCAGCTTTGCTGCGGGATCAACCGTGCAGCTTTGCTGCGATCTCCGCGACATGGCGGCCCTGGAAACGGGCACCATCGAGTTCCACGGCGCTGGGCTGGCGCGAGCCGTCGCCGCCGGCGATCGTCGTGGCACCGTAAGGCGAGCCGCCGGCGATCTCGTCCAGGGTCGTCTGGCCGGCGAAGCTGTAGGGAAGGCCCGCGATCACCATGCCGTGGTGGAGCAGCGTGGTATGGAAGGAGAGGATGGTGCTCTCCTGCCCGCCGTGCTGCGTCGCGGTCGAAGCGAAGACGCTGCCGACCTTGCCGATCAGCTTGCCCTGCGCCCACAGGCCGCCGGTCTGGTCGAGGAAATTGCGCATCTGGGACGCCATGTTCCCGAAACGGGTCGGCGTTCCGAAGATGATGGCGTCGTAATCGGCGAGTTCCGCCGGAGTCGCGACCGGGGCGGCCTGATCCAGCTTGACGCCGGCCTTGGCCGCGACTTCCGGCGGCATCAGCTCGGGTACGCGCTTGACCGTCACTTCGGTGCCGGGAACCGAACGGGCTCCTTCGGCGACCGCTCCGGCCATGGTTTCGATGTGACCATAGGTGCTGTAGTAGAGGACCAGGACCTTCGCCATGTCTCGTCTCCCGTCTGGATGGATCCGTCGGCACCGGATGATCGCGCCGACGCCCTGACAGATATTGCGTTGCGTTGATCCTGATAATCTCCGACAATCTCACTTCATTGTTCTGCTGCACGCAACAATAGGGCGGGGAGGACGCATGGACCGGCTTGACGACATGTGCGTTTTCATCCGGGTGGTGGATGCCCGCAGCTTCACGCGCGCGGCGGAGCGGCTGGGCCTGTCCAAGTCGGCGGTCAGCCGGCGCATGGCCGACCTGGAGAACCGCCTGGGCGCCCGGCTGCTCAACCGGACCACCCGCAGCCTCAGCCTGACCGAGGTGGGACAGGCCTTCTACGAGCGTTGCACGCGGATCGTTGCCGACGTGGAGGAGGCCGAGCGCGCCGTCGCCGACCTGCACGCGCAGCCGCGCGGCACCCTTCGGATCAATGCGCCGATGTCGTTCGGCATGATGCACATCGCGCCGGCCATTGCCGAGTTCCTGCGCCGCCACCCCGGGCTGGAGATCGACATGGACCTGAACGACCGGTACATCGACCTGATCGAGGAGGGGTACGACGTCGCGGTGCGGATCGGCAGGTTGCGCGACAGCAGCCTGGTCGCCCGGCGCCTCGCCCCGAGCCGGCGGGTGGTCGTGGCCAGTCCCGCCTATTTCAAGGCCCACGGTCGGCCGGTCGATCCCGAAGAATTGAGCGGCCACAACTGCCTGATCTACACCAATGCGCCGCTGGCCGACCAGTGGCAGTTCCGGATCGGCGGCGAAGTCCGCTCGGTGAAGGTTTCCGGCACCCTGCGGGTCAACAACGGCGAAGTCTTGCGGGAGGCGGCCGTCGCCGGCCACGGCATCGCCATCCTGCCGACCTTCATCATCGGCGAGCAGATCGCCAGCGGCCGGTTGGACGTCGTGCTGATGGACTTCGTCGCCGGGGACAGCGCCGTCCACGCGGTTTATCCGCACGGCCGCCATTTGTCGCCCAAGGTAAGGGTGTTCGTCGATTTCCTGGCCGGGCGGTTCGGTCCGGTGCCTTACTGGGACGCCTCGCTGCACGTGCTGACCGGGGGGTGAACGGCACTCACCCGGGAACCCTCCGCTCCACTCCCTGTTGTAACCGTCAACAAGCCGGTGCTTGTCAAGAGACAAAACGCGGAGGATGAGGATAATGAACAGGCTGATGTTCGGCGCGGCTGTCATCGCGCTTACCGCAGGGACGATGGGATCGGTTCAGGCCCAGACCTCCAATGGCAGTACCGAGAATTTACAACCGGCTTCCTGCACGCAGCTCGAAATCGGCCAGGTCGGAAACCGGGTGGACCAGCTCCAGGGCCAGCAGAAGGCCGAGGCCGAGCTGATGCTCCAACAGGCCCGCGATGCCCAGAACGACGGTGACCTGAACCAGTGCCGCCAGATCCTCGCGGACCTCGAGCAGACGCTCCCGGGCGGCCAGCAGGTCACCAGGACGACTCCGCTTCCCGCCATCCTCGGCGGCGAGGGCGGCCAGCAGGGTACCGCTCGGAACGGCGCCGACCCGCAGCAGTCGCCAATCCAGGCCGACAACGTCGTCGCGGCGCTGCGCGAGAATCGCCAGTTCAGCACCCTGGCAGGTTTGATCGAGAGCGCCGGCATGGTCGAGACGCTGAGCCAGTCGGGTCCCTACACTATCTTCGCGCCGACCAACGCGGCCTTCGAGAAGCTGCCGCAGAACGTCCGCGACCAGCTGGCCCAGGAGCAGAACCGCGATCAGCTCCGCGCCGTGCTGTCCCAGCACGTGGTCCAGAACCAGAGCATCGCCTCCAACCAGATCCCCGAGGAGATCAAGGCGATGGGCGGCGGGCCGATCGACGTGTCGATGACCAACGGGCGTCCGCGTCTCAACATCGGCGCTCCGCAGCCGCCGGTCCAGAACCAGACCGGGGCCAATGCCGGCCAGACCATGGCCTCCCAGCCGGCGGCCGTGACCGACCTTCGCGACGCCCGCACCGCGCTGGAGAACGCGAACCAGACCCTGGGCGGTCAGGACCAGGAGATGGAGGCCGTCCAGGACCAGATCACCACCGCGCGCCAAGCGATCGACCGCGGCCTGACCGGGGCACAGGCGCCGAACCGCGCTCCTCTCGAGCAGGCGAGTTCCGCCCTTGCCCGCGCCGATCAGGCCGTGCAGGCCAACGATCGGAATGCGGCCCGCCAGGCGGTCGACGACGCGCTGCTTCAGGTCCGCCAGGCAGAGACCGCGATGACCGAAGGCGCGGAGACCGCGACCGCCGGCCAGACTTCCAACGGGACGCAGCGCACGGCGGACCGTTCGGACCAGACCCCCGCATCCATCACGGTCGGCGACATCCGCACCGGCAATGGTTTCGTCCACGGCATCGACCAGGTGCTGGTGCCCGAAAGCGTGCAGGAGGCGCTTGTCCAGTAACCGCGACAGCCTAACCCCAAGCTACCTCTCGAAGGCCGGCGCTCTCAGCGCCGGCCCTTTTTCGTTTGCATTTGTCCTACTTGACGCACGTGCCTGATCGGCGTAGATCACTGAGTGAATGAACGTTCACTCTCAGCACAGACGGCAGCACGGCGGCATGGCACCAAGCGTCAAGGAAGACTCGACCGCAACGACGACGGCGGACCCGCGGGAGGCGCAGCAGCAGCGCATCCTCGGCGCCGCCATGACCTGCTTCGCGCGCTCGGGCTTCCACAAGGCCAGCATGCAGGACATCTGCGCCGAGGCCGGCATGAGCGCCGGCAACCTGTACCGCTATTTCCGCAGCAAGGAAGCCATCATCGCCGCCATCGCGGAAGCCGACCGCGTCCGCAACGCCGAGATCTTCGAGATCCTGGACCGCACGGACGACCCGGTGCGCGGGCTTTCCGCGCTGGCCCGCGCCTTCCTGCGCGAGATGCACGGCCGCGAGGCGCCGGCGCTCTGCACCGAGATTATCGCCGAGGCGTTGCGCAACCCCGAAATCCGCGCCATGTTCGAGCGCAACATCAACGAGGCCCATGCCGCCTGCGCCAAGGCGCTGCG contains:
- a CDS encoding LysR family transcriptional regulator — protein: MDRLDDMCVFIRVVDARSFTRAAERLGLSKSAVSRRMADLENRLGARLLNRTTRSLSLTEVGQAFYERCTRIVADVEEAERAVADLHAQPRGTLRINAPMSFGMMHIAPAIAEFLRRHPGLEIDMDLNDRYIDLIEEGYDVAVRIGRLRDSSLVARRLAPSRRVVVASPAYFKAHGRPVDPEELSGHNCLIYTNAPLADQWQFRIGGEVRSVKVSGTLRVNNGEVLREAAVAGHGIAILPTFIIGEQIASGRLDVVLMDFVAGDSAVHAVYPHGRHLSPKVRVFVDFLAGRFGPVPYWDASLHVLTGG
- a CDS encoding glutathione S-transferase family protein; its protein translation is MGLLIDGRWHDQWYDTKSTGGAFKRQESAFRNQVTADGASGFKAEPGRYHLYVSLACPWAHRTLIFRKLKKLDEAVSVSVVEPLMLENGWELAPGADPVNGKRFLYEVYTEVKPDMNGRVTVPVLWDKQKRTIVNNESAEIIRMLNTEFNAFGDPSVDYYPADLRGEIDEINAYVYDRVNNGVYKAGFATDQAVYERAFDQLFEALDTLEDRLGRRRYLAGDRQTEADWRLFTTLIRFDAVYVGHFKCNLRRIEDYPNLSNYLRELYQVDGVAETVSFDHIKRHYYGSHKTINPTGIVPKGPALDHGAPHDRGRF
- the wrbA gene encoding NAD(P)H:quinone oxidoreductase codes for the protein MAKVLVLYYSTYGHIETMAGAVAEGARSVPGTEVTVKRVPELMPPEVAAKAGVKLDQAAPVATPAELADYDAIIFGTPTRFGNMASQMRNFLDQTGGLWAQGKLIGKVGSVFASTATQHGGQESTILSFHTTLLHHGMVIAGLPYSFAGQTTLDEIAGGSPYGATTIAGGDGSRQPSAVELDGARFQGRHVAEIAAKLHG
- a CDS encoding fasciclin domain-containing protein, translating into MNRLMFGAAVIALTAGTMGSVQAQTSNGSTENLQPASCTQLEIGQVGNRVDQLQGQQKAEAELMLQQARDAQNDGDLNQCRQILADLEQTLPGGQQVTRTTPLPAILGGEGGQQGTARNGADPQQSPIQADNVVAALRENRQFSTLAGLIESAGMVETLSQSGPYTIFAPTNAAFEKLPQNVRDQLAQEQNRDQLRAVLSQHVVQNQSIASNQIPEEIKAMGGGPIDVSMTNGRPRLNIGAPQPPVQNQTGANAGQTMASQPAAVTDLRDARTALENANQTLGGQDQEMEAVQDQITTARQAIDRGLTGAQAPNRAPLEQASSALARADQAVQANDRNAARQAVDDALLQVRQAETAMTEGAETATAGQTSNGTQRTADRSDQTPASITVGDIRTGNGFVHGIDQVLVPESVQEALVQ
- a CDS encoding TetR/AcrR family transcriptional regulator; amino-acid sequence: MAPSVKEDSTATTTADPREAQQQRILGAAMTCFARSGFHKASMQDICAEAGMSAGNLYRYFRSKEAIIAAIAEADRVRNAEIFEILDRTDDPVRGLSALARAFLREMHGREAPALCTEIIAEALRNPEIRAMFERNINEAHAACAKALRRGIDKGTVDPGIDVDVTVRLLMALGDGIIAHRPMADFMTDDRIDAVLDTLLERFLRPTSAPSSAPLSE